The following proteins come from a genomic window of Cervus canadensis isolate Bull #8, Minnesota chromosome 3, ASM1932006v1, whole genome shotgun sequence:
- the LOC122438663 gene encoding nucleosome assembly protein 1-like 1, translated as MADIYNKEQSELDQDLDDVEEVEEEETGEETKIKARQLTVQMMQNPQILAALQERLDGLVETPTGYIESLSTVVKRRVNALKNLQAKCALIEAKFYEEVHDLERKYAVLYQPLFDKRFEIINAIYEPTEEESEWKPDEEDEISEELKEKTKIEDERKDKEKEDPKGIPEFWLTVFKNVDLFSDMVQEHDEPILKRLKYIKVKFSDAGQPMSFVLEFHFEPNEYFTNEVLTKTYRMRSEPDDSDPFSFDGPEIMGCTGCQIHWKKGKNVTLKMIKRKQKHKGRGTVRTVTKTVSNDSFFNFFAPPEVPESGDLDDDSEAILAADFEIGHFLHECIIPRSVLYFTGEAIEDDDDDYDEEGEEADEEGEEEGDEENDPDYNPKKDQNPAECKQQ; from the coding sequence ATGGCAGACATCTACAACAAAGAACAGTCTGAACTTGATCAAGATTTGGATGATGTTGAAGAAGTAGAAGAAGAAGAGACTggtgaagaaacaaaaatcaaagcgCGTCAGCTGACTGTTCAGATGATGCAAAATCCTCAGATTCTTGCAGCCCTTCAAGAAAGACTTGATGGTCTGGTAGAAACACCAACAGGATACATTGAAAGCCTGTCTACGGTAGTTAAAAGACGGGTGAATGCTCTTAAAAACCTTCAAGCTAAATGTGCGCTGATAGAAGCCAAATTCTATGAGGAAGTTCATGATCTTGAAAGAAAGTATGCTGTTCTTTATCAGCCTCTGTTTGATAAGCGATTTGAGATCATTAATGCCATTTATGAACCTACAGAAGAAGAAAGTGAGTGGAAACCAGATGAGGAAGATGAAATTTCAGAGGAGCTAAAAGAAAAGACCAAGATTGAAGATGagagaaaggataaagaaaaagaagatcccAAGGGAATTCCTGAGTTTTGGTTGACAGTTTTTAAGAATGTTGACTTGTTCAGTGATATGGTTCAGGAACATGATGAACCTATTCTGAAGCGCTTGAAATATATTAAAGTGAAGTTCTCAGATGCTGGTCAACCTATGAGTTTTGTCTTAGAATTTCACTTTGAACCCAATGAATATTTCACAAATGAAGTGTTGACAAAGACATATAGGATGAGGTCAGAACCAGATGATTCTGATCCCTTTTCTTTTGATGGACCAGAAATTATGGGTTGTACAGGGTGCCAGATACattggaaaaaagggaagaatgtCACTTTGAAAATGATTAAGAGGAAGCAGAAACACAAGGGACGTGGGACAGTTCGTACTGTGACCAAAACAGTTTCTAATgactctttctttaatttttttgcccCTCCTGAAGTTCCTGAGAGTGGAGATCTGGATGATGATTCTGAAGCTATCCTCGCTGCAGACTTTGAAATTGGTCACTTTTTACATGAGTGTATAATCCCAAGATCAGTGTTATACTTTACTGGAGAAGCTATTGAAGATGATGACGATGATTATGATGAAGAAGGTGAAGAAGCGgatgaggaaggggaagaagaaggagatgaggaaaatgaTCCAGACTATAACCCAAAGAAGGATCAAAATCCAGCAGAGTGCAAGCAGCAGTGA